One Falco peregrinus isolate bFalPer1 chromosome 7, bFalPer1.pri, whole genome shotgun sequence genomic window, TGGAAAGCCAGCCCTCTCCTCCTGGCTGGAGCTGACCTCTGCAGGCTTCTCTCGTACAATGTGAAGCGCCTGGCTCTTCACTGTGGTTTTACCTCAAGACAGTCCTTGTTCACTAATTGCTTCAAGGTAAAAGCGGaagagccttctcttcctcccacacctaatttattgctttttagCGGTGAACAAAAGATCAGCCACACACCGGCTCCTTGAGCAGCTTGTACCACTGCGCATGATGGAGCAAAGTACCTGCTTCCTAGGCTTGCTTCCCGCATCCCAAAAAATCTTTAGCACTTTGTAAATGGGAATGTGGTGAGCAGTACAGCATCAGCCATGGTGTGCCTGTACGGATTTACCAGCTTTCTTGTAAAGCTCTGCCCAGCCGTCCCTTCCTCTGAGAATCTGGAGGGGGGTGAACTCTGCATCTAGGGTGCTCTGCCATTCGGTACCGCAGAACGTAAAAGGATTTGCTTATAAGCTGGGTATTTCTTTGTGCAGAGAAGTGCTTGTGTGCagcctggaaaaataaataaaacaatgtgGCTGGTTTATTACCAGAAAACAACCCTAAATAAGAAACTTAAGACCTAAAAGCTCTATATGTAAAGTAGATTTTGCAATGCAttatgcagaaaacagaaaagcactggAGAAGGACACTGCTGGAAAAGGGAGGCTGGGAAGATGGATGATGTTGCAGACAGGACAATTAGATGTGGAATGAATCCTAAGCTGGCACCACTTCTAGGGTCACCTTGGGCAAGTGTTTCTCCATACCTCCGTTACGTGCTCTCTGAAAACTGGTTGCAGTTTTACTGTCTTTTAGGATCTCATCAGAATAAATGCATGTTCATGAACCACTTGGTTAACCTCAGCTGAGGAGCATGACAGACCTTCAGCAGCTGCCATTCACAGAGGGCAAAGCAGGCAGGTACCTGGAAGCACTTAGGGGAAAGATTTCTGTACCTTCTGCTTGCCACAGTACTGAGCGTTTCCTGGAGCATGCTcttgtccctgtgtccccagtAGGGAACAAAAAGCTGTAAGCCAGACTGTTGGTTCTTCACTTGTCTGCCTTGAAGCAGTTTGAGTTCACCTTTGCTACGTAAAGAGGGATAATGAGGCATGGAGGTTGCATGTTTTCCCCTGGGTGCTGGAGAAAGGCAATGTTAGAGCTGGGGGCAGACCCAGGACACTCTGACTCCAGGTGTCTGCTCACATTTCTAAGTTATTGCCACCTGAGAGCCCAGACACAGAATCGTACAATCATTTGGTTGCAgttgtgggtgccccatccctggcagtgctcaaggccaggctggacggggctgggagcagcctgggctgctgggagggggccctgcctgtggtgggggggtgggaactggatggtctttaaggtcccttcccacccaaaccattctgtgagtcTATGATTTAAGTTGagagggacctctggaggtctctgAACCTGTGCATTGTCCAGCTGAGTTTTGAGTATCTTGTGGCCTGCTATCACAAGGGCCAGCTTTGGCTAAGGAGGTAGTGGTCTGAGCTGCGGTTTGATGGCACTCCTCACCTCCACATGCTTTTTCATTCTGCCAGTGATGGAGCCCTGGAAGGTCTGGTTGCTGCCACTGCAGACAGATTTGGGTTTGCAGGTAGTCGGCAGGAGGAACCCCCACTCCCAACCCTTCcagtcctctttttttcctgctcctaGCCTGGATGTCCAGTGCACTTCTCCCAATTCTTAACcctgattttccttcttttctttctgtgatgaTGAGGCAACTCAACTTTCATCCTTGAGGGAGCAGCACTCCATTTTACCTCCACACCTGGGATGGTTAACTGTACATCTCTTTTGGATATCAATTCCCTCTTCACCTGTCATAAGTTTTCAAAAGCACCAGCAGAAGTACAGAGATGTGCATCTTGGGGTCCCACCTGTTGAGGTTTATGAgctgatgctgctgcttctggggtttttttgccatgaAAGAAAGGGCAACTGCATCTGAGAAAGGTCTAATCTTGAACTtgcctgctggggctctgcaaCCAGCAGCAAAGAGTTCATACTGATAACGACTCTTGGCAGCTGCGGCAGACTTACCTATCCGTTTCGTGCCCAGAGAGCTTGCAGACCCTGGCACTGAGCGGCTGCAGGGTGAGAGCCCGGGTCAAGGGCTGGGGCCCTGAGGTGTTGCATGCTGGAGTGCCCTTGGTAAGACATGCCGTGGTTGCGGGAGTGAGCGCCCTTTAGCCCCTACAAACATGGGGTGAAAAGCAGGTCTCAAAGGATTTGTTTTCAAGTACCACTTCTAAACTACCCCAAATACCTCTCTGATCGCTCTCTGCTCTCACAGTTAAGGCTGGTGGAAGGTCTGCAAAGGAGAGGAAGTTAGAAAAGCTCTTGTAAGgtcctgctttttttatttggctgcattttttcccccagctctaTTCCCCATCCAAATGAGGTGTTGGGGCAATTTGCACTTTCTCCTCCCTGCAAGGATTTCTGAATCGCAGGAGATGCATTTGTGAAGACTGTAAGATGAAGTGATGCTGTACTGGGAACAGGGGTCCTATGCTGTCAGGGCAGGAGAACACCTGACTGGAGAGAAGGTAGCAAACATAGTGCAAAGCCAGCATCCATGTTGTCTGGGACCCGTTTCCAATAGAgcacagaaaggcagcacagggaaaaagTAGAAGAACAGGGTGAATGTACATGGTATTTCCCCAAAtaccagccagctgctgccttcttcAGCACACGTAGTTTTCCGACTTCGCTGGAGCAAGCACATGGAGGGGCTCTCTTGGAGTGTTTTTCTGCAACCCCTTAACCTTGTGCATGGCCAGTTGCAGATGGGGGGCACGGCTGGAAGCAGGTTTGACTTCACATGGAGCTGCAAATGTGATGAATGTTCCTTGGTTTAGATAAAAGCTTCCTAAAGCCAGGGATGCAGTTTATCCCCTGAATTTACAGATTACAAGACTTTTTACTGGTTGTGTGTGTAGCAGCGTTGATCTTAGCCTAGGAGAATTTCTCTGTACCTGTGAGCTCTCGAGATGGTACAAATCCCTCGTGATGATCCCTAAGGCTGTAGCATGTGAAGAATTTCAGAGTGAATTTTCCATCTGCTCCTTTTAAAGATCTGCTCTCAAACGTACCTTAAAGCACACACCTAATAGATTGATTCTCCTTGTTCAACTGCTCCTGTTCCCGAAGCAATTGGAGGTTTGGGGTGTAATCCTTTCCTTTGAGAGCATTAGGAAGTAGAATGTTATCATTGCTGAAGGGCTGTTTTatgtttgcttcttttccatttcacctGTTCTAAAGGGGGGGAaatatgctgtattttctttgtatagCAGAATTTTTtgcttctccttttaaaaaaaaagttgggttttgtttttctttttttttttctctttgatttcatttttagtGCTGGTGAAAGAGACTTGGCAATAGAAACTGTGTGTTCGAGACTGGACAGATAAAGCACAGGAGCCGCTAACACGCATTCCCTGACATCCTTCACCGTTCATCAGGAGGGACCCTGCGTGACAGAGGTGCGTACGGTGCTTCACCCCCTGTGGAGAggaccagcacagcagaaagtcTGTGGAGGCAATATAGCAGTGCTAACACTGCAGACCCATAATTTGATGAGGAAAGAGAGTCAGGACAAGTATGGGTGCGTACAGACAGAGTTGGGAGCTAATTCAGCAGATGCAGGACCCCTGTGGATTTTCTTCCTAGAAGGTTCAGTGCAGTCTGTGCCACCATACTCTACCTAATTGTTATTTGTTGCTATGCTAAGCTCTGGAGGTGTATAAGTTTAAAGTTTCCAGGCTCTGTTCACAAATATGCTGAGAAAGGAACAATATTTCTCTTAATTTATTATAGAGGTGAACAAAAGGAGATGCAAGCAGGGAGGAATAGGTGTGCTCAGGTATTTGCGGAAGACTTCAGTGACTGAACATTTGTGGAGTAGTGACTCCATCAGCATCCACAGATCAGACCAGCCTGGCTCTTCTACTGGAAATGCAAAATGAGGGAGAGACTCAGGTGTTCCTGTAACTTTACTGGCACAGAGAGTGCCTACTTGtggagctgcagaaagctggGAGCATAGCCGGAGATTTGAAATAAGATGTGACAGCATGCTCAAACAGCAGTTTAGTctcacagccctgtgctgtgggagaAGGAACTGCAGCCTGCAAATCTGTCGTGCCCAAGAAGTCCGTCAGATTGGCATTTGGGAAGAAGCTCTGGTAATTACTGAGCTTCTGATTTCCTGGGAGctcttcctgcctctgtttTGTGTGTTACAATGTCAACAAGAGTTCTCTGTGTGAGGCTCCATCAGTTTAAAGAATTACATAGTGCTTGGGAATGATAGGGATGAGTTGGCTGGAAAGCCCAGCCACTAAcctgtttctcctcctcccaaacTTCTTTTTGGGAGCTATGGAAATCAGCAGCCTTTCTCCCCAGGGTTGCTTATTGCTCTTAAATACAACACTGAAGTCTCTCTTGGTAAAACCACGGATTGGGTTTTtactttgcctctttttttttttttttttttttttttacagctctAATAACGATGTGTTACAACCTCAGGCTCTATTGAGTTGATGAGGAATAAAGTCTTAGTAATGAAGAAGAGTCTGAGAGAGTGTCTAAAGTGCTTGCTTTATCACCAGCACATATTTCATACTGACAGTCAATACTTCTGATTCCAAGCCATGCGTGTTGCATTTTAAATCCCTCCCCGGCCTGCTCTGGTTTTTTCCCATGTCGTCTTTTCCAAGATAGCAGCAGAGTCAGTTTGTCAGCTTCACGTTTGTGAgcttacaggtttttttaattcacagcCCATGTTTTTAGGTCAGGAGGTTAAAGTTTGTTCTGCATCAACTGAATGGAAGGACCAGAGTAGCCACTGAAAGGATTAGGTGGCAGAACAGCTGCAGAGGATCATGTGTGGGGTGATGGATTTAGTTTTCCAGGGATCCCAGTTGCCATTTTAGGGAGTCCAGTTTGCCATTTCGTTACTGTTCAGGGCTCATAAATGGGCAAAGCAGCTGCCAAGGAACAAGGTTTAGATGCAGTCTTAGCTGGTAATCTTCAGGACTGCCTTTATGGCCTCTGGGGCTGCAGTTTTCTCTGGCCAGCCTGAAGCAGCCTGTCCATATGCCTCCTCATTCTTTCTTGGCCACATTTATGATCCCTTGTTTCTGTGTTGTCTCAACACCTTGCAGGTTTGACTGCACTTATTCCATGGCAtccccaaacaaaaaatcccagcagaaCTTGTTTTCCCACGTGTGCCTTGAAGTTAAGCAGTTTTTTAGATTCGCTGATGTTCAAGTGAGCATGTGCTTTGGCATTTCCCTCAGGAAAAGGATTAATAGGGCAGCTCTCATCTGGCCAGCTGTTTGTAGAAAACTCATAGCAATTCTGGGATCTTTGCAGCCCCTATGAGACCAGGCTGAAATAGCAGGGACTGACCAACTGATATGCCCACATAACAGTGACAGCATGAGCTTCATGTCTTGgggaaagcttaaaaaaaggggaaaaaagaaaaatagacttttaaatctttttaaaatactgttattatttttgccttcagtCACCTGGTTTGTACACCGATCGTGCTAAAACCCTTCTGTTGCGTAGTAGCGGTCCCAGAGGCACAACACAAGTGCGCGGCTATTGCCAAGGCTCCCTGCGCCTGACTGACAGCCCCATGCAGAAGCGCTGGGGATTTACATTCATCACCAGCCTCTCTCCCAGCCTGGGCAAATGCAAGTTGGTGTACAGagaataatattaaaatgtCCTGCCAGCAGAGCCGAAGCCTTCCCCATCTGCGCGCGGTGGCTGTGCCGCCAAGATCCAAGAAAGCTGATTTAGccttttgctgactttttagCCCTTTTATTCTCTCACCTTTCTGAGATGTACACCAGTGCTGTTTGCCAATGTTACCAATTTAAAATCTGCCTGAATTTTAAGTGTCCATACTGCTGTACAATTTCATTGTGGGTAGAGTTGGGGGGGATTCCCATTTAATCAGGGGGCATTCAGTTACTGACAACAAATGGCCATGTAGGAAAATAGGCCTAGGAATTGTGCTTTATTActccacttttttcccctttcattaTGAATTTTCCTGGTTAAAGTCAagtcttctctttattttttctgacaCACACTTGTGGACTGCACTGAAAATTATTCCTGACTTCTCTTTGTTCCTTTAAGGTGAACTTCGGTTTTGCTTTGGCTTGTTTCCAGATCTCTTGTTATCAGCTGAGATTTGCTTCCTCGCCTTCTTTCTGCTAATTCTTCATGAGTAGATGAGAGGAGTATTAAATAGATTTAGTGAAAAATGACCGTCACCAGTGTAGATGACTTTCCTCTAATTAAAAATTGAAGCGGAAATGAATAAGCTTCTCTTGAGGCTGTGCAAGAGTCGATGCTAAGCCTAGCACTATATTCATCAGTGATCTGGGAAGTCCAGTATATGAAAGAATATCCCAGAAACTTAGATACCTCAGAGGATGCTAataaaagggaagggagagtTTCTAGTGGCAATATATTCATGTGGCCTAGATTTAAATCTGTTGGCACAGACCAAAGACTCAGAGCTGAATTTGCCACgtccttgatttttttattatttttttatgccCATGCTAGCAGGCATTCAGTGCCTTAGCAGAGTTTTCCGAGCAAAAAGGCATATCTAAGCAAGTTGATAGTGCTTGGGTGGTGTGGTACCCAACAGATCCTAACTTCGGCGTCTCTGCTTTGATGAACAGAGCAGACTACTCCAATTTTGACAAGAAATTCTCTCTTGTATGCTGCCAACCAGCGGAGGTAATCGTAACCAACACGAGTACGTTCCCTTTAAACTTTCTGTTGCAATGAATTAAAATTTTCCagcaggaaatgaaagcaaaacacttcaTCTAAAAATTCCTCATCGACTCTAGTCACTAGACCAGAACAATAGTGATTACACTCAGTTATGCAGTACAaattcacagcactgctgtgtCCCAGGATCACAACATGCCATTAAAAGGTGGGTGAAGAGAGCAGGTGTACATCAATATCTCCATTTCGTACATGAGGAGACAGGGGCTTGCAGACGTTAAGCAGCTTCTGTGAAGTTACACAGCGAGACAGAGGCAGAAATAGGAAACCAGATGCAGGGGCTGTGATTTTTCTGATCTGGCCACTGAAATGTGCGACTCTAATGAAAACCAGAGTgcccagagaagaaaagcatgtGTCTGCATCTAATGAATCCCATCAGATTGACTGTTATTAACCCTGGAGTGTTAGATATACAAAGGATGCTCTTTTGCAGAGGGGACAGTTGCTTCTAAAAACTAGCAATGTCTTAGGTCACTGAGTCgtccttttgtttgctttgtctGAATATATGATTGTTCTCTTGTAGGAATGGCAGAGCATCAGCCATGCAGCAGTGATGAGAGAGACTGACATTTGTATGAGGCTCTTCTGGCTCCTTCTCCACAATGGCTGGTGCCTCTGCATATTCATTGGATGGTAATGCAGGATGTCGAGAGCAGCAGTAGAGTTTGGCTTGATCCcattgtgtttttcttctgctggttGAGACTTTGAATCACCATGACAACGCTGTGACACTTCCAGCAAAGGTTGCCTGCAGACcaggggtgggctgggggtgggtgagAAGGTCAGTGATTGAGTCTAATGGGATCAAAAGTTGCGCATGCAGCAAAACGACTGTAGAAAAGCTGTCGGCACGACAAGAAGATGAAATTCCCCTTCTATTGGCTTCTCACTAAGCAGGcacaataactttttttttttgagagagactCGCTATAAAAACTCTTTTGGTTATGGCTACTGATCCAACGTGATTGGGCATGCAGTGACTTTTGAACTCATGACTGGATATACGATGTTGCGGAATGGGGGAGTGGGGAACGGAGGCCAGCCATGGATGTTGAGATGGTCCAGTCGGATCCGGCTCACCTGGCTTAGTTTCACCCTTTTCATTATCCTAGTCTTCTTTCCCCTCATTGCCCACTACTACCTAACCACCATCGATGACGCAGACGATGCTGGCAAGCGCATTTTTGGCCCTCGAACTGGCAATGAGCTGTGCGAGGTAAAGCATGTGCAAGACCTGTGCCGCATCCGTGAGTCAGTTAGCgaggagctgctccagctggaggCCAAGCGGCAGGAGCTCAACAGTGAAATCGCCAAGCTCAACTTGAAGATAGAGGCCTGCAAAAAGAGCATTGAAAATGccaagcaggacctgctgcagctgaagaacGTCATCAGCCAGACAGAGCATTCCTACAAAGAGCTGATGGCTCAGAACCAGCCCAAGCTTTCCTTGCCCATCCGGCTGCTGGCAGACAAAGATGATGTGACCTTCCCCCTGCCAAAATCCAGCCGAAACTGCAGGCTACACAACTGCTTTGACTACTCACGCTGCCCATTGACATCTGGCTTTCCAGTCTATGTCTACAACAGTGACGATTACCCTTTTGGTAGTTCCTTAGACCCTTTAATTAAACAAGCCTTTGAGGCAACTGTTAGAACTAATGTTTATGttactgaaaatgcaaatattgcgtgtgtgtatataatttTAGTGGGGGAAATGCAAGAGCCTGTAATGCCAAAACCTACTGAACTAGAGCAACAGTTGCACTCTTTGCCATATTGGAGGACTGATGGACATAACCATCTCATCATCAATTTATCGAGGAAATCAGAAACTCAGAACTTCATTTACAACATCAGCACAGGGCGTGCCATGATTGCCCAGTCCACCTTTTACGAGGTGCAGTATCGACCGGGGTTTGATATTGTGGTATCACCCCTGGTCCACGCTATGTCTGAACCCAATTTCCTAGAAATCCCACCCCAGGTGCCAGTCAAGCGTAAATATCTGTTTAGTTTCCAGGGAGAGAAAATCGAGTCTCTCAGATCTAGCTTGCAAGAGGTTCGCTCTTTTGAAGAGGAAATAGAAGGCAATGCCCCAGCTGACTATGATGATCGGATCATTACCACCTTGAAGGCTGTTCAGGACAGCAAGTTGGACTTTGTTTTGGTGGAGTTCACATGTAAGAACCAGCCTAAGGCAAGTCTGCCCACTGAGTGGGCTCTGTGTGGAGAAAGGGATGACAGACTAGAGCTACTGAAGCTATCTACTTTTGCACTGATAATCACCCCGGGGGACACCCGCTTAGTGATCTCTGCTGGGTGTGCCATGAGACTGTTTGAGGCTCTGGAAGTTGGAGCCATCCCGGTGATTCTTGGAGAGCAAGTTCAACTACCCTATAATGATGTGATCCGGTGGAACGAGGCAGCCTTAATTATACCAAAGCCACGTATCACAGAAGTGCACTTTCTTCTGAGAAGCATTTCTGACAATGATCTCCTTGCCATGAGGAGGCAGGGCCGCTTCTTGTGGGAGACCTACTTCTCCACTTCTGACAACGTGTTCAGCACAGTCTTAGCTATCATAAGGACTCGAATCCAAATCCCGGCTGCTCCTATCAGAGAAGAAACTGCCGTGGAGATTCCCCACCGGTCTGGCAAAGCTGCTGGTACAGACCCCAATATGGCAGACAACGGTGACCTGGACTTGGGGCCTGTGGAAACAGAACCACCCTATGCATCTCCCAAATATCTCCGCAATTTCACCCTCACTGCAATGGACATCTACAGGAATTGGAATACTGCTCCGGGGCCTTTCCACCTCTTCCCCTACACTCCCTTTGACCCTGTTTTACCATCAGAAGCAAAGTTTTTGGGGTCTGGGACTGGATTTCGACCAATTGGTGGAG contains:
- the EXTL3 gene encoding exostosin-like 3; the protein is MTGYTMLRNGGVGNGGQPWMLRWSSRIRLTWLSFTLFIILVFFPLIAHYYLTTIDDADDAGKRIFGPRTGNELCEVKHVQDLCRIRESVSEELLQLEAKRQELNSEIAKLNLKIEACKKSIENAKQDLLQLKNVISQTEHSYKELMAQNQPKLSLPIRLLADKDDVTFPLPKSSRNCRLHNCFDYSRCPLTSGFPVYVYNSDDYPFGSSLDPLIKQAFEATVRTNVYVTENANIACVYIILVGEMQEPVMPKPTELEQQLHSLPYWRTDGHNHLIINLSRKSETQNFIYNISTGRAMIAQSTFYEVQYRPGFDIVVSPLVHAMSEPNFLEIPPQVPVKRKYLFSFQGEKIESLRSSLQEVRSFEEEIEGNAPADYDDRIITTLKAVQDSKLDFVLVEFTCKNQPKASLPTEWALCGERDDRLELLKLSTFALIITPGDTRLVISAGCAMRLFEALEVGAIPVILGEQVQLPYNDVIRWNEAALIIPKPRITEVHFLLRSISDNDLLAMRRQGRFLWETYFSTSDNVFSTVLAIIRTRIQIPAAPIREETAVEIPHRSGKAAGTDPNMADNGDLDLGPVETEPPYASPKYLRNFTLTAMDIYRNWNTAPGPFHLFPYTPFDPVLPSEAKFLGSGTGFRPIGGGAGGSGKEFQAALGGNVPREQFTVVMLTYEREEVLMNSLERLNGLPYLNKVVVVWNSPKLPSEDLLWPDIGVPIMVVRTEKNSLNNRFLPWDEIETEAILSIDDDAHLRHDEIMFGFRVWREARDRIVGFPGRYHAWDIPHQSWLYNSNYSCELSMVLTGAAFFHKYYAYLYSYVMPQAIRDMVDEYINCEDIAMNFLVSHLTRKPPIKVTSRWTFRCPGCPQALSHDDSHFHERHKCINFFVKVYGYMPLLYTQFRVDSVLFKTRLPHDKTKCFKFI